One stretch of Labrus bergylta chromosome 24, fLabBer1.1, whole genome shotgun sequence DNA includes these proteins:
- the LOC136178148 gene encoding T-cell surface glycoprotein CD4-like — MCGVMTSADIGNTAVKGKYKRSGEILLLVVLASITVSCEQVTRAQVGDSVLLPCNYKTNPLPETTSVFWRDSNSSVVLDIIKKKPDHKTQNEKYKGRVFSFQNVYNEGNFSILMKDVRLTDSSSYECLVLEVNHLQILKLTVSERRAGAADTSPHGAAGGAVVTSTSLLVSLLLLSLICSLKLN, encoded by the exons ATGTGTGGTGTGATGACATCAGCAGATATTGGGAACACAGCAGTTAAAGGGAAGTATAAAAG GTCTGGAGAAATCCTGCTGCTCGTTGTCTTGGCTTCAATCACAG TGAGCTGTGAGCAGGTCACCCGGGCTCAGGTGGGAGACTCGGTCCTGTTGCCATGTAACTACAAAACAAATCCTCTCCCAGAAACCACCTCGGTGTTCTGGAGAGACAGCAACAGCAGCGTGGTGCTCGACATCATCAAGAAAAAGCCAGACCACAAGACGCAGAACGAGAAGTATAAAGGGCGAGTGTTCAGCTTCCAGAACGTTTACAACGAGGGGAACTTCTCCATCCTGATGAAGGACGTGAGGCTGACGGACAGCAGCTCGTACGAGTGTTTGGTTCTTGAAGTGAACCACCTGCAGATACTCAAACTCACCGTGTCAG AGAGACGTGCAGGAGCAGCTGACACTTCTCCTCATGGAGCAGCAGGTGGCGCTGTGGTAACATCAACCTCCCTCCTCGTGTCTctgcttcttctctctctcatctgttCACTAAAGCTAAACTGA